A genome region from Ottowia testudinis includes the following:
- a CDS encoding type B 50S ribosomal protein L31: MREGIHPNYREVLFVDLSNGFKFVTRSCVNTKETETFEGKEYPLYKLDTSSESHPFYTGTQKSVDNMGGRVEKFRNRFGKVAR, encoded by the coding sequence ATGCGTGAAGGTATTCACCCCAACTACCGCGAAGTGCTGTTCGTGGACCTGTCCAACGGCTTCAAGTTCGTAACGCGTTCGTGCGTCAACACCAAGGAAACCGAGACTTTCGAGGGCAAGGAATACCCTCTGTACAAGCTCGACACATCGAGCGAGTCGCACCCCTTCTACACCGGCACCCAGAAGTCGGTCGACAACATGGGCGGCCGCGTGGAGAAGTTCCGCAACCGCTTCGGCAAGGTCGCCCGCTAA
- a CDS encoding PD-(D/E)XK nuclease family protein has product MNAWQSLLARIDAELRVLAAHPARSVVLLPYAQLMPLAARLWAARFPDAFAPRFETTRNWAARAGWFTPGPHDISFDHGRDLLTAAALLEAAGLAAQRALLAGPLVEQVTQLGQIAASLPPALRPDWAEQARAALPPVGDGPLALEAAVGRIAVAWAGNSDYATDVLFAPRVANALDALLIVPGLLPDPLAETLAEHYFEKAVLLNVQPDAAPGQIALHACADAEDEAERAAACVLRHIEAGRVPVALIAGDRLLTRRIGALLAERGVRAGEALRDETGWKLSTTHAAAQLMAALHACAPRASTDDVLDWLKLAPAFDAQQQRRLERHLRRHAVRGWPQAAAMTADQPLTQQIESLRAPMHAPRPLADWLPALRALLQGCGLWPLLAADVAGNAVTDALGLGDEALADWRDWPAAQRRMGLAEFTRWVGEALEAASFRPPHPAQAQVVVLPLAQLLGRPFAALVLPGADEQRLPAAPEPPGPWSAAQRQALRLPTRDDLRDAQAAAWALALRVPHADVLWRHADDNGEPLLPSPLVQSLQLQELAAPGTEAREARFIQMEPTARPQPRGDALPTQPLSASGYEMLRACPYRFFALRQLALAEEGELDVDIDKRDWGNWLHDTLRGFHEALRAAPGADRLALIDAAADAATQALGPSLEPGEFMPFAVAWPRLRDAYLAWLATHEASGATFALAEEAIDAERGALRLKGQIDRIDHLADGAPLLIDYKTEPLTRTRERIKAGNEDTQLPFYALLAGADAPRAAYLNLAEREAPSLLELPELPMLAAQLYEGMAHDVARIAAGEPLLALGEGSVCDWCDARGLCRKDFWNAE; this is encoded by the coding sequence TTGAATGCATGGCAGAGCTTGCTGGCGCGCATCGACGCCGAGCTGCGCGTGCTGGCCGCGCACCCCGCGCGCAGCGTGGTGCTGCTGCCCTACGCGCAGCTGATGCCGCTGGCCGCGCGGCTGTGGGCGGCGCGGTTCCCGGACGCCTTCGCGCCGCGCTTCGAGACCACGCGCAACTGGGCCGCGCGCGCCGGCTGGTTCACCCCCGGCCCGCACGACATCAGCTTCGACCATGGGCGCGACCTGCTCACCGCCGCCGCGCTGCTCGAAGCCGCCGGCCTGGCCGCGCAGCGCGCGCTGCTGGCCGGCCCGCTGGTCGAGCAGGTCACGCAACTCGGCCAGATCGCCGCCAGCCTGCCGCCCGCGCTGCGGCCCGATTGGGCCGAGCAGGCGCGCGCGGCCCTGCCGCCGGTGGGCGATGGCCCGCTGGCGCTCGAAGCCGCCGTGGGCCGCATCGCCGTGGCCTGGGCCGGCAATTCGGACTACGCCACCGACGTGCTGTTTGCCCCGCGCGTGGCCAATGCGCTCGATGCGCTGCTGATCGTGCCCGGCCTGCTGCCCGATCCGCTCGCCGAAACGCTGGCCGAGCACTATTTTGAAAAAGCCGTGCTGCTCAACGTGCAGCCCGACGCGGCGCCCGGCCAGATCGCGCTGCACGCCTGCGCCGATGCCGAAGACGAGGCCGAGCGCGCCGCCGCCTGCGTGCTGCGCCACATCGAGGCCGGACGTGTGCCCGTGGCCCTGATCGCCGGCGACCGCCTGCTCACGCGCCGCATCGGCGCGCTGCTGGCCGAGCGCGGCGTGCGGGCCGGCGAAGCCCTGCGCGACGAAACCGGCTGGAAGCTCTCCACCACCCACGCCGCCGCGCAGCTGATGGCCGCGCTGCACGCCTGCGCGCCGCGCGCGTCCACCGACGACGTGCTGGATTGGCTCAAGCTCGCCCCCGCCTTTGATGCGCAGCAACAGCGCCGGTTGGAGCGCCACCTGCGCCGCCACGCCGTGCGCGGCTGGCCGCAGGCCGCGGCCATGACGGCCGATCAGCCGCTCACCCAGCAGATTGAATCGCTGCGCGCGCCGATGCACGCCCCGCGCCCGCTGGCCGACTGGCTGCCGGCCCTGCGCGCGCTGCTGCAAGGCTGCGGCCTGTGGCCGCTGCTGGCGGCCGACGTGGCGGGCAACGCCGTCACCGACGCCCTGGGCCTGGGCGACGAGGCCCTGGCCGATTGGCGCGACTGGCCCGCCGCGCAACGCCGCATGGGTCTGGCCGAATTCACCCGGTGGGTGGGCGAGGCGCTGGAAGCCGCCAGCTTCCGCCCGCCCCACCCGGCACAGGCGCAGGTCGTGGTGCTGCCCCTGGCGCAGCTGTTGGGGCGCCCCTTTGCCGCGCTGGTGCTGCCCGGCGCCGACGAACAACGCCTGCCTGCCGCCCCCGAGCCGCCCGGCCCCTGGAGCGCCGCGCAGCGCCAGGCCCTGCGCCTGCCCACGCGCGACGACCTGCGCGACGCGCAAGCGGCCGCGTGGGCGCTGGCGCTGCGCGTGCCGCACGCCGATGTGCTGTGGCGCCACGCCGACGACAACGGCGAGCCCTTGCTGCCCTCGCCGCTGGTGCAATCGCTACAACTTCAGGAGCTGGCCGCGCCCGGTACAGAAGCGCGAGAGGCCCGTTTCATTCAAATGGAGCCCACCGCCCGCCCGCAGCCGCGCGGCGACGCGCTGCCCACGCAGCCCCTGTCGGCCAGCGGCTACGAGATGCTGCGCGCCTGCCCCTACCGCTTCTTCGCGCTGCGCCAGTTGGCCCTGGCCGAAGAGGGCGAGCTGGACGTCGACATCGACAAGCGCGACTGGGGCAACTGGCTGCACGACACCTTGCGGGGCTTTCACGAAGCGCTGCGCGCCGCGCCCGGCGCCGACCGTCTGGCTTTGATCGACGCCGCTGCTGACGCCGCCACCCAGGCGCTCGGCCCCAGCCTGGAGCCGGGCGAATTCATGCCCTTCGCCGTCGCCTGGCCCCGCCTGCGCGACGCCTACCTGGCCTGGCTGGCCACGCATGAAGCCAGCGGCGCCACCTTTGCGCTGGCCGAAGAAGCCATCGATGCCGAGCGCGGCGCGCTGCGGCTGAAAGGCCAGATCGACCGCATCGACCACCTGGCCGATGGCGCCCCGCTGCTCATCGACTACAAGACCGAGCCGCTCACCCGCACGCGCGAGCGCATCAAGGCCGGCAACGAAGACACGCAACTGCCCTTCTACGCCCTGCTGGCCGGCGCCGACGCGCCGCGCGCCGCCTACCTCAACCTGGCCGAGCGCGAAGCGCCCAGCCTGCTCGAACTGCCCGAGCTGCCGATGCTGGCCGCGCAGCTGTACGAAGGCATGGCGCACGATGTGGCCCGCATCGCCGCCGGCGAGCCGCTGCTGGCGCTGGGCGAGGGCAGCGTGTGCGACTGGTGCGATGCGCGTGGGCTGTGTCGCAAGGATTTCTGGAATGCGGAGTGA
- the rho gene encoding transcription termination factor Rho, with the protein MHLNELKALHVSELLKQAETLEIDNAGRMRKQELMFALIKKRAKAGEQVFADGVLEILPDGFGFLRSPDSSYTASTDDIYISPSQVRRFNLHTGDMIEGEVRIPKDGERYFALTKLEMVNGGPAEQNKHKVMFENLTPLFPREQMRLERDAFKGEENITGRVIDVIAPIGKGQRALIVAPPKSGKTVMMQTIAHAIAANYPEAHMMVLLVDERPEEVTDMQRSVKGEVIASTFDEPAARHVHVAEMVIERAKRLVELKKDVVILLDSITRLARAYNNVVPSSGKVLTGGVDANALHRPKRFLGAARNVEEGGSLTIIATALIDTGSRMDEVIFEEFKGTGNSEIHLDRRLYEKRVFPSIQLNRSGTRREELLLAPEVLQKTRILRQFMYNMDEIEAMEMVLKSMKATKTNVEFFDMMRRGG; encoded by the coding sequence ATGCACCTGAACGAACTCAAAGCCCTGCACGTTTCCGAGCTGCTTAAGCAGGCCGAGACGCTGGAAATCGACAACGCGGGCCGCATGCGCAAGCAGGAGCTGATGTTCGCGCTGATCAAGAAGCGCGCCAAGGCCGGCGAGCAGGTGTTTGCCGACGGCGTGCTGGAGATCCTCCCCGACGGCTTCGGCTTTCTGCGCAGCCCCGACAGCAGCTACACCGCCAGCACCGACGACATCTACATCAGCCCCAGCCAGGTGCGCCGCTTCAACCTGCACACCGGCGACATGATCGAGGGCGAGGTGCGCATTCCCAAGGACGGCGAGCGCTACTTTGCGCTGACCAAGCTGGAGATGGTCAACGGCGGCCCGGCCGAGCAGAACAAGCACAAGGTGATGTTCGAGAACCTGACGCCGCTGTTCCCACGCGAGCAGATGCGCCTGGAGCGCGATGCCTTCAAGGGCGAGGAGAACATCACCGGCCGCGTGATCGACGTCATCGCCCCCATCGGCAAGGGCCAGCGCGCGCTGATCGTGGCGCCGCCTAAGAGCGGCAAGACGGTGATGATGCAGACCATCGCCCACGCCATTGCCGCCAACTACCCCGAGGCGCACATGATGGTGCTGCTGGTGGACGAGCGGCCCGAAGAAGTCACCGACATGCAGCGCTCGGTCAAGGGCGAGGTCATCGCCTCCACCTTCGACGAGCCCGCCGCGCGCCACGTGCACGTGGCCGAGATGGTGATCGAGCGCGCCAAGCGCCTGGTCGAGTTGAAGAAGGACGTGGTGATCTTGCTGGACTCCATCACCCGCCTGGCGCGCGCCTACAACAACGTCGTGCCGTCTTCGGGCAAGGTGCTGACGGGCGGCGTGGACGCCAACGCGCTGCACCGCCCCAAGCGCTTTCTGGGCGCGGCGCGCAACGTCGAGGAAGGCGGCAGCCTGACCATCATCGCCACCGCGCTGATCGACACCGGCAGCCGCATGGACGAGGTGATCTTCGAGGAATTCAAGGGCACCGGCAACAGCGAAATCCACCTGGACCGGCGCCTGTACGAAAAGCGCGTGTTCCCCTCGATCCAGCTCAACCGCAGCGGCACCCGCCGCGAAGAGCTGCTGCTGGCGCCCGAGGTGCTGCAGAAGACCCGCATCCTGCGCCAGTTCATGTACAACATGGACGAGATCGAGGCGATGGAGATGGTGCTGAAAAGCATGAAGGCCACCAAGACCAACGTCGAGTTCTTCGACATGATGCGCAGGGGCGGTTGA
- the trxA gene encoding thioredoxin TrxA, with the protein MANELIKHVSDSSFETDVLQSDKPVLVDFWAEWCGPCKAIGPTLDELATTYDGKLQIAKINVDDNRAVPAKFGIRGIPTLMVFKNGQLSATKVGALTKAQLAQFIDQQLA; encoded by the coding sequence ATGGCCAATGAATTGATCAAGCATGTGAGCGACAGCTCTTTCGAAACCGATGTCCTGCAATCCGACAAGCCCGTGTTGGTCGACTTCTGGGCCGAATGGTGCGGCCCCTGCAAGGCCATCGGGCCCACGCTGGACGAGCTGGCCACCACCTACGACGGCAAGCTGCAAATCGCCAAGATCAACGTCGACGACAATCGCGCCGTGCCCGCCAAGTTCGGCATCCGCGGCATCCCGACGCTGATGGTGTTTAAGAACGGCCAGCTGTCGGCCACCAAGGTCGGCGCGCTGACCAAGGCGCAACTGGCGCAGTTCATCGATCAGCAACTGGCCTGA